From a single Vicugna pacos chromosome 4, VicPac4, whole genome shotgun sequence genomic region:
- the LOC102540391 gene encoding olfactory receptor 13C7-like, with translation MDRSNQTSPMLGFILLGLSAHPKMEKTFFVLILLMYLLILLGNGVLILVTVSDSRLHTPMYFFLGNLSFLCYSTSSVPLILDSFLTPRKTISFSGCAMQMFLSFAMGATECVLLGMMAFDRYVAICNPLRYPVIMSKAAYVPMAAGSWAAGSTTAMVQTSLAMQLPFCGDNVINHFTCEILAVLKLACADISISVISMVVANVIFLGVPVLFISFSYMFIIATILKIPSAEGREKAFSTCSAHLTVVIIFYGTILFMYGKPKSRDSLGVDKQDLADKLTSLFYGVVTPMLNPIIYSLRNKDVKTAVRNLLTQKHFTR, from the coding sequence TGCTCATTCTGCTGATGTACCTGCTGATCCTGCTGGGAAACGGGGTCCTCATCCTGGTGACCGTGTCTGACTCCCGCCTGCACacgcccatgtacttcttcctgggGAACCTCTCCTTCCTCTGCTACTCAACCTCCTCTGTCCCCCTCATTCTTGACAGCTTCCTTACTCCCAGGAAAACCATCTCCTTCTCAGGCTGTGCCATGCAGATGTTCCTCTCCTTTGCCATGGGAGCCACAGAGTGTGTGCTTCTGGGCATGATGGCATttgaccgctatgtggccatctgcaaccCCCTGCGGTACCCCGTGATCATGAGCAAGGCTGCCTACGTGCCCATGGCTGCTGGCTCCTGGGCAGCTGGAAGCACCACTGCCATGGTGCAGACATCCCTAGCAATGCAACTACCCTTCTGTGGGGACAACGTCATCAACCACTTCACCTGTGAGATCCTGGCTGTCCTGAAGTTGGCTTGTGCTGATATCTCCATCAGTGTGATCAGTATGGTTGTGGCCAATGTGATTTTCTTGGGGGTCCCCGTGCTGTTCATCTCTTTCTCCTATATGTTCATCATTGCTACCATTTTGAAGATCCCTTCAGCTGAGGGGAGGGAaaaggccttctccacctgctctgCCCACCTCACAGTCGTGATCATCTTCTATGGGACCATCCTCTTCATGTATGGGAAGCCCAAATCCAGGGACTCTCTGGGAGTAGACAAACAAGACCTTGCAGACAAGCTCACCTCCCTCTTCTATGGGGTGGTGACCCCCATGCTCAACCCCATCATCTACAGCCTCAGGAACAAGGACGTGAAGACTGCTGTGAGGAACCTGCTGACTCAAAAACACTTCACACGGTGA